One window of the Pseudofrankia sp. DC12 genome contains the following:
- a CDS encoding NUDIX domain-containing protein yields MPRRDYLNDPNAPKANSIVPAVSAIVTDDEGRILLIHRTDNDFWAIPGGGLEPGESVSQATAREVKEETGFDVEVTGVVGIYSNPHHVAAYDDGEVRQQFSICFTTRLLGGAATPSSESSEVNFVAVDDIPALNMHESIRLRVNHYLEHRATPFIG; encoded by the coding sequence GCGCCCAAGGCCAACAGCATCGTTCCAGCCGTGAGCGCCATCGTCACGGACGACGAGGGCCGCATCCTGCTGATACACCGGACTGATAACGACTTCTGGGCGATCCCTGGTGGTGGCCTGGAGCCCGGAGAGTCGGTAAGCCAGGCAACGGCGCGTGAGGTTAAAGAGGAGACCGGTTTCGACGTTGAGGTTACCGGCGTCGTGGGCATCTACTCGAATCCGCACCACGTGGCCGCGTACGACGATGGCGAGGTACGGCAGCAGTTCAGTATTTGCTTTACCACCAGGTTGTTGGGTGGCGCTGCGACCCCTAGCAGTGAGTCCTCAGAGGTTAACTTCGTCGCCGTGGACGATATCCCCGCGCTGAATATGCACGAGTCGATCCGGTTGCGGGTTAACCATTATCTTGAGCACCGGGCGACGCCGTTTATTGGCTAG